The following coding sequences lie in one Miscanthus floridulus cultivar M001 chromosome 9, ASM1932011v1, whole genome shotgun sequence genomic window:
- the LOC136482237 gene encoding transcription factor MYB60-like, giving the protein MGRPPCCDNGVGVKKGPWTPEEDIVLVSYIQQHGPGNWRSVPENTGLMRCSKSCRLRWTNYLRPGIKRGNFTPHEEGIIIHLQALLGNKWAAIASYLPQRTDNDIKNYWNTHLKKKVKRLQQPAAADSFQTTASSNEVTFSPNYYSPSSSSTHHSLQGMQQPMNSYPNTACSGGAPSNNETTTTAGVSNLFQTWMMRPSPAAAAAAANCKVAMQEFQEEQDAAAAASIVCQEQMVMTGGGDVNNKSSALEMVVAPVMGSASTATFSLLEDWRLDDMPGQAMDGLMGISAGCCADPIMF; this is encoded by the exons ATGGGGAGGCCACCGTGCTGCGACAACGGCGTCGGCGTCAAGAAAGGGCCATGGACGCCGGAGGAGGACATCGTCCTCGTCTCCTACATCCAGCAGCATGGCCCCGGGAACTGGCGGTCCGTTCCAGAGAACACAG GGTTGATGAGGTGCAGCAAGAGCTGTAGGCTTCGGTGGACCAACTACCTCAGGCCTGGGATCAAGCGTGGGAACTTCACTCCTCATGAGGAAGGGATCATCATCCACCTCCAGGCGTTGCTTGGCAACAA GTGGGCAGCCATAGCCTCCTACCTCCCTCAAAGAACCGACAACGACATCAAGAACTACTGGAACACACacctcaagaagaaggtgaaGAGGTTGCAACAACCGGCAGCAGCCGACTCCTTCCAAACCACTGCCTCCTCCAATGAAGTCACCTTCAGCCCAAACTACTACAGccctagcagcagcagcacccaCCACAGCCTTCAAGGAATGCAGCAGCCCATGAACAGCTACCCCAACACCGCCTGCAGCGGCGGCGCACCAAGCAACAATGAGACTACTACCACCGCCGGCGTCTCCAACCTCTTCCAGACATGGATGATGAGGCcgtcaccagcagcagcagcggcggcagctAACTGCAAGGTCGCCATGCAAGAGTTCCAGGAAGAGCAAGACGCTGCAGCAGCAGCCTCCATCGTTTGCCAGGAACAGATGGTGATGACCGGCGGCGGTGATGTTAACAACAAGTCGTCGGCGTTGGAGATGGTGGTGGCGCCGGTGATGGGATCGGCGAGCACCGCTACCTTCTCGCTGCTCGAGGACTGGCGGCTCGATGACATGCCCGGGCAGGCCATGGATGGGCTCATGGGGATCTCTGCCGGTTGCTGTGCAGATCCCATCATGTTCTAG
- the LOC136482238 gene encoding actin-related protein 2/3 complex subunit 5A-like: protein MASSAAYPDADENLEAIITRIEQKSRKIETLLKQSKPVEALKTALEGSPLKTRDERCKSANWIVVHRAMMAIRDVDGMFNSLDPEYYDILMKYLYRGLSTGDRPTCDQCLKIHEKLTEKAGLGCILRSLADTVNTV, encoded by the exons atGGCTTCGTCGGCGGCGTACCCCGACGCGGACGAGAACCTGGAGGCCATCATCACCCGCATCGAGCAGAAGTCCCGAAAGATCGAGACCCTCCTCAAGCA GTCGAAGCCGGTGGAGGCCCTGAAGACGGCGCTCGAGGGGTCGCCGCTCAAGACCCGCGACGAGCGATGCAAG TCGGCGAACTGGATTGTGGTGCACCGCGCGATGATGGCGATCAGGGACGTCGACGGCATGTTCAACTCCCTGGATCCCGAGTACTACGACATCCTCATGAA GTACCTTTATAGAGGTTTATCTACAGGGGATAGGCCAACATGTGATCAGTGCCTCAAAATTCATGAAAAACTGACTGAGAAGGCAGGCCTAGGCTGTATATTGCGGTCCCTTGCTGATACTGTAAACACTGTATGA
- the LOC136482239 gene encoding uncharacterized protein — protein sequence MAASADDVAPSTASAYLDPSYWDARFGKEEHYEWFKDFSHFRHLLAPLLSPSLSVLEVGCGNSRLGEELLREGVAGGITCVDLSPVAVQRMRGRLAAQGTRGVDVVVADMLDLPFEQESFDLVIEKGTMDVLFVDSGDPWDPNPTTVDNVMKMLKCIHRVLKPEGVFVSITFGQPHFRRRFFEAPEFTWSVEYSTFGDGFHYFFYTLKKGKRSLESSSFQNTLPTAPRINMVHEELESEDFIFLINL from the exons atggCCGCCTCCGCCGACGACGTCGCCCCGTCTACCGCCTCCGCCTACCTCGACCCCTCTTACTG GGACGCGCGGTTCGGGAAGGAGGAGCACTACGAGTGGTTCAAGGACTTCTCCCACTTCCGCCACCTCCTCGCGCCGCTCCTCTCCCCGTCCCTCTCG GTCCTCGAGGTCGGGTGCGGCAACTCGCGGCTCGGGGAGGAGCTCCTGCGGGAGGGCGTCGCCGGCGGCATCACCTGCGTCGACCTGTCCCCCGTCGCCGTCCAGCGGATGCGCGGCCGCCTCGCCGCTCAGGGCACCAGAG GCGTGGATGTTGTGGTGGCGGACATGCTTGATCTGCCGTTTGAGCAAGAGAGCTTTGACCTCGTCATCGAAAAGGGCACCATG GATGTGTTGTTTGTGGACAGTGGCGATCCATGGGACCCCAATCCTACAACAGTGGATAACGTGATGAAAATGCTTAAATGTATCCACAGGGTTTTGAAGCCAGAAGGCGTCTTTGTATCAATTACCTTTGGACAG CCACACTTTCGGCGGCGATTTTTTGAAGCTCCTGAGTTTACATGGTCTGTTGAGTACAGTACCTTTGGTGATGGCTTCCATTATTTTTTCTACACTCTTAAGAAG GGCAAGAGGTCACTGGAGTCCAGCAGTTTCCAAAATACATTACCAACTGCCCCAAGAATAAATATGGTCCACGAAGAGCTCGAGAGTGAGGATTTTATATTCCTCATAAACCTTTGA
- the LOC136482240 gene encoding lysM domain receptor-like kinase 4 — translation MASSHDLTAMLLLLFSILSGGLAPPQVQAQQPYGTQIADCSNQHNSSGLLGYFCGAAGSSAPPSCPTFLTFTARAPRSSLASIGALLGADPASVLAHNDNEQGAGAGADAPLPEGTRVLVPTTCACTATPGGRFYQRNATYVAAAGDTLFIIANNTFQGLTSCQALEAQGLRGAPPQSLDAGQSLPVPLRCACPTAAQAAAGARFLVSYLVDVSDELAAVAARFGVDAQTVAEANQLQPPFTIFPYTTLLIPVSAQPNVSRIQTPPAAPPPPPVVVAPAPGKKSGSRVGLYIGVAVAVVAVAAIASAGAFLALRARRRRARAVLAAGAVVAEKEGKAGKGNDRAATSSDFTVTGGEFSLSTTEAFSSISVTDIKSSLKVYTYAELKAATDDFSPDRRIGGSVYRAAFNGDAAAVEVVDRNVSTEVELMRKINHLNLIRLIGLCHHRGRWYLVTEYAEHGALRDRLLTAGTGAAAPLTWAQRVQVALDVAEGLRYLHEYARPAWVHMDVSSGSVLLAGDGPRAKLRGFGAARAITGATAGEEALFTMTSRIAGTRGYIAPEYLEHGLVSPKADVYSLGVMLLELVTGRDAEELVGDGAMGDPFVALRELAEELDGSGDAVLQRLEELVDPALPAGSCPQDAVVMVVRLIERCVRQDPARRPTTGEVAQRLLKLSGVSVLSWRNSPESPRSSGSGKGLMY, via the coding sequence ATGGCCTCGTCCCACGATCTCACCGCCATGCTCCTCTTGCTCTTCTCCATCCTCTCCGGCGGGTTGGCGCCGCCGCAAGTCCAGGCGCAGCAGCCCTACGGCACCCAGATCGCCGACTGCTCCAACCAGCACAACTCCTCGGGTCTGCTGGGCTACTtctgcggcgccgccggcagTAGCGCACCACCGTCCTGCCCGACCTTCCTCACATTCACCGCCCGGGCGCCGCGCTCGAGCCTCGCCTCCATCGGGGCGCTCCTCGGCGCCGACCCCGCCAGCGTCTTGGCACACAACGACAACGAGCAGGGCGCCGGCGCCGGGGCGGACGCGCCGCTCCCGGAGGGCACCCGGGTGCTGGTCCCGACGACCTGCGCCTGCACGGCCACGCCGGGGGGCCGGTTCTACCAGCGGAACGCCACGTACGTCGCCGCGGCCGGCGACACGCTGTTCATCATCGCCAACAACACGTTCCAGGGCCTCACGTCGTGCCAGGCGCTCGAGGCGCAGGGGCTCCGCGGCGCGCCGCCGCAGAGCCTCGACGCCGGCCAGTCCCTCCCCGTGCCGCTCCGCTGCGCGTGCCCGACGGCGGCGCAGGCCGCGGCCGGGGCCAGGTTCCTCGTCAGCTACCTCGTCGACGTGTCCGACGAActcgccgccgtggccgcgcgGTTCGGGGTCGACGCCCAGACCGTCGCGGAGGCCAACCAGCTGCAGCCGCCGTTCACCATATTCCCCTACACCACCCTGCTCATCCCCGTCAGCGCGCAGCCTAACGTGTCGCGCATCCAGACGCCGCCGGCGGCTCCCCCGCCTCCGCCTGTGGTGGTAGCGCCTGCGCCGGGGAAGAAGAGTGGTAGCCGTGTCGGGCTCTACATTGGCGTTGCCGTGGCGGTGGTTGCCGTCGCCGCGATTGCCTCTGCCGGAGCTTTCCTTGCTCTGAGGGCGAGGAGGAGGCGAGCCCGCGCCGTTCTAGCCGCCGGCGCCGTGGTGGCCGAGAAAGAAGGTAAGGCAGGCAAAGGAAACGACAGGGCGGCGACGTCGTCGGACTTCACCGTCACCGGCGGCGAGTTCTCGCTTTCCACTACCGAGGCGTTCTCGAGCATTTCCGTGACGGACATCAAGTCGTCGCTGAAGGTGTACACCTACGCGGAGCTCAAGGCGGCCACTGACGACTTCAGCCCGGACCGCCGCATCGGCGGGTCGGTGTACCGCGCGGCGTTCAACGGCGACGCCGCGGCCGTCGAGGTGGTCGACCGGAACGTGTCGACGGAGGTAGAGCTGATGCGGAAGATCAACCACCTCAACCTGATCCGCCTCATCGGCCTCTGCCACCACCGCGGGCGGTGGTACCTCGTCACCGAGTACGCCGAGCACGGCGCGCTCCGGGACCGCCTCCTCACGGCCGGCACGGGCGCGGCGGCGCCGCTGACGTGGGCGCAGCGGGTGCAGGTCGCGCTCGACGTCGCCGAGGGGCTCAGGTACCTGCACGAGTACGCGCGCCCGGCGTGGGTGCACATGGACGTCAGCAGCGGCAGCGTCCTCCTGGCCGGCGACGGGCCCCGCGCCAAGCTCCGGGGCTTCGGCGCCGCCAGGGCCATCACGGGCGCGACCGCCGGCGAGGAGGCGCTGTTCACGATGACGAGCCGCATCGCGGGGACGCGCGGGTACATCGCGCCGGAGTACCTGGAGCACGGCTTGGTGTCGCCCAAGGCCGACGTGTACTCGCTCGGCGTCATGCTCCTGGAGCTCGTCACGGGCAGGGACGCCGAGGAGCTGGTGGGCGACGGCGCCATGGGCGACCCGTTCGTCGCGCTGCGCGAGCTCGCCGAGGAGCTCGACGGCAGCGGCGACGCCGTGCTGCAGCGGCTGGAGGAGCTCGTGGACCCGGCGCTGCCTGCGGGGAGCTGCCCGCAGGACGCCGTGGTCATGGTGGTCAGGCTCATCGAGAGGTGTGTCAGGCAAGACCCTGCGCGCCGTCCCACGACCGGGGAGGTGGCGCAGCGCCTCCTCAAGCTGTCGGGGGTCTCGGTGCTCAGCTGGCGGAACTCGCCGGAGTCGCCTCGCAGCTCCGGCAGTGGAAAAGGCCTCATGTACTAG